In Pseudomonadota bacterium, the DNA window GACTGCCCCTATCCGCCCACCGCTTGACCCGATCCCCCCTGACTCCTAAGTTGCGCCGCGATTTCAGCCGGCCGGGCGAACCGCACGCGGACATGCCCCACGACATTCACGGAGACGGTTCGAGATGACCGCGCCCAACGGGTCCGCCCTCCCGTTCCAACAGCTCATTCTGCGGCTCCAGGAGTTCTGGGCTGGGCAGGGCTGCGTCATCCTGCAGCCCTATGACATGGAGGTCGGCGCCGGCACCTTCCACTGGGCGACGACCCTGCGCAGCCTGGGGCCGGAACCCTGGAACGTCGCCTACGTCCAGCCGTCCAGGCGGCCGACCGACGGGCGTTATGGTGAGAACCCGAACCGGCTGCAGCACTATTACCAGTTCCAGGTCCTGATGAAGCCGTCGCCGGACAACTTCCAGGATATCTATCTGGACAGCCTGAAGGCGATCGGCATCGATCCCCTGGCGCATGACATCCGCTTTGTCGAGGACGACTGGGAAAGCCCGACGCTGGGTGCCTGGGGGCTTGGCTGGGAAGTGTGGTGTGACGGCATGGAGGTCACCCAGTTTACCTATTTCCAACAGGTTGGCGGCTATGACTGCCGCCCGGTGCCGGGTGAGGCGACCTATGGCCTGGAGCGGCTCGCCATGTATCTGCAGGGCGTCGACAACGTCTACGACCTCGACTGGAACGGCGCTGGCGTCAGCTATGGCGACGTCTATCTGCAGGCCGAGCGCGAGTTCTCCGCCTTCAACTTCGAGCATGCGGATACCGAGACCCTAACCCGCCACTTCGAAGACGCGGAGAAGGCATGTCACGCGCTGGTCGAAGCGCACCTGCCGCTGCCCGCCTATGACCAGTGCATCAAGGCGAGTCACACCTTCAACCTGCTGGACGCGCGCGGTGTCATCTCGGTCACCGAACGCGCGGCCTATATCGGCCGGGTGCGGGCGCTGAGCCGCGCCTGCGCCACCGAATGGCTGACCAGCCGTGGCCATCTGGACGAGGCCGCCGATGGCTGAGCTGCTGTTCGAAATCTTCTCCGAGGAGATCCCCGCGCGCATGCAGCAGCGCGCCGCGGCTGATCTGGCGGAGCTTGTGACGAAGGCGCTCGGCGAGGCGCGGCTGGAGCACGAGCCCGCCCGTCACTTCGCGACGCCGCGCCGCCTGACCCTGGTGATCGACGGTTTGGCCCAGAACCAGCCGGATCTGAAGGAGGAGCGCAAGGGCCCGAAAGTGGGCGCGCCGGACAAGGCGGTCGAGGGTTTTGCCCGTTCCGCCGGCCTCGCCGTCGGCGACCTGGTCGAACGCGATACCGACAAGGGTCCCTGCTGGTTCGCCGTGATCGAGCGCGTGGGCCGCGTGACCGGCGAGGTGCTGGCTGAAATCCTGCCCGCCGCCATGGTCGCGCTGCCGTGGCCCAAGTCCATGCGCTGGGGCGATCACGACGAACGCTGGGTCAGGCCCATGCACCGCATCACCGCGCTGTTCGATGGCGTGGTCGTGCCCTTCGCCTATGGCCCTGTCACCTCCGGCAACGAAACCGAGGGTCATCGTTTCCTGGCGCCCGGCGCGATATCGGTGACGGGGTTTGCGGATTACGAAAAGAAGCTGCGCGACGCCAAGGTCGTGCTGGACGGCGGCGAGCGGCGCGGCTTGATCGAAGAGGGCGCGGCGCGCCTGGCGACGGATGCCGGGCTCGCTGTTGATGCGCCGAAGGGTTTGT includes these proteins:
- a CDS encoding glycine--tRNA ligase subunit alpha; this translates as MTAPNGSALPFQQLILRLQEFWAGQGCVILQPYDMEVGAGTFHWATTLRSLGPEPWNVAYVQPSRRPTDGRYGENPNRLQHYYQFQVLMKPSPDNFQDIYLDSLKAIGIDPLAHDIRFVEDDWESPTLGAWGLGWEVWCDGMEVTQFTYFQQVGGYDCRPVPGEATYGLERLAMYLQGVDNVYDLDWNGAGVSYGDVYLQAEREFSAFNFEHADTETLTRHFEDAEKACHALVEAHLPLPAYDQCIKASHTFNLLDARGVISVTERAAYIGRVRALSRACATEWLTSRGHLDEAADG